One genomic region from Candidatus Manganitrophaceae bacterium encodes:
- a CDS encoding tetratricopeptide repeat protein, with protein sequence MQTLRLFVWMPIFFFLLLSGGCMRTMPLLDMTSPVVPDRKVLLEVVPEPEAEVSEEAQNTVPETESKAAMNQVLYQFQKGIQLLERGRSEEARFLFEELRERYPEVSVVHNNLGVTYKRLSLLQEATRSYQKAIDLQGGGYTEAHYNLAIIFREQGAFRKAEVIYLKVIALNPEFEDAHYNLAVLYDLYLDKPEEALQHYRKYMELVDGNHQEIELWVTALQKRLSTSVSEKKPERQ encoded by the coding sequence ATGCAGACCCTTCGACTGTTTGTGTGGATGCCGATCTTTTTCTTTTTACTTCTTTCCGGTGGGTGCATGAGGACGATGCCCTTGCTGGATATGACCTCTCCCGTGGTACCGGATCGTAAGGTCCTGTTGGAAGTTGTGCCTGAGCCCGAAGCGGAGGTGTCGGAGGAGGCACAGAATACCGTGCCGGAGACTGAGTCAAAGGCGGCGATGAATCAGGTATTGTATCAATTCCAGAAGGGGATTCAGCTCCTCGAGAGAGGCAGGTCGGAAGAAGCCCGTTTTCTTTTTGAAGAACTTCGGGAGCGTTACCCGGAGGTCAGTGTTGTCCATAACAATTTGGGGGTTACTTACAAGCGCCTGAGCCTTCTGCAGGAGGCGACCCGGTCCTACCAGAAGGCGATTGATCTTCAAGGGGGAGGCTACACAGAGGCCCACTATAATCTTGCAATCATTTTTCGGGAGCAGGGTGCATTCCGAAAGGCCGAAGTGATTTACCTTAAGGTTATTGCCTTAAATCCGGAATTCGAGGATGCCCACTATAATCTGGCGGTCCTCTATGACCTTTACCTGGACAAGCCGGAAGAGGCCCTGCAGCACTACCGTAAATATATGGAACTTGTTGATGGAAATCATCAGGAAATCGAGCTCTGGGTCACGGCCCTTCAGAAACGGCTGTCCACAAGTGTATCCGAGAAAAAACCGGAGAGACAATAA
- a CDS encoding tetratricopeptide repeat protein has protein sequence MVSKLCVFLLMLLFAVPARGQDFSSALPVRTPEAVPKVNIESLGTKIQTLKEEILDLNSRLYRLQEDLLFREDASLVIFLRVEGEDYFKLDSVKIRLNDTMVSSHLYSHREVTALLKGGVQRLYTGKIKSGVNELVAVFTGRDPEEKAYEQVETISIEKKEGATFIQIIIRDVADKKQLSVHAEGVVSEGDTARKKSWEILKREAYYHYFIKDYLTAGTRLKSIEASGEDLKDARINNEAKILLGSLYLAWGMEQSAVRLFGELDMETPPGEKRDQLLLKVVKVQYERSRYQDALETYRLMLPGGRPDLITPDRYLEQARYLAALSHYASGSIQDGIKGLKTLPPDSPYFPFAQLTLAKSYYQLNNSAKSLLYLKDLSETDIRRRQHLRTLTEKSRLTWGQVLMEEGYIKGARRVLANIPPKSPFFPDALFGIGWSYFREEKYLEAILVFQDLIQIVPDHDYALEALTVVGHGYKNLGVFQRALDHYTGAPGPFVQRKNGQEGRAARIFKGRAHSLLGQSI, from the coding sequence ATGGTCAGTAAACTGTGTGTTTTTCTGTTGATGCTCCTTTTTGCGGTCCCTGCGCGAGGACAGGATTTTTCGTCAGCGCTGCCGGTGAGGACCCCAGAGGCTGTGCCAAAGGTCAATATCGAGAGCCTCGGGACAAAAATCCAGACATTGAAGGAAGAAATACTGGACCTCAACAGCCGACTTTATAGGCTCCAGGAGGATCTCCTTTTTCGAGAGGACGCCTCCCTGGTCATTTTTCTTCGGGTTGAAGGGGAGGATTATTTCAAGCTTGATTCCGTCAAAATCCGCCTGAACGATACCATGGTCTCGAGCCACCTGTATTCCCATCGGGAGGTGACCGCCCTTCTCAAGGGGGGTGTACAGCGTCTTTATACCGGAAAGATCAAATCCGGTGTAAACGAACTGGTGGCGGTTTTCACGGGGAGAGACCCGGAAGAGAAAGCCTATGAGCAGGTAGAGACAATTTCAATCGAGAAGAAAGAGGGTGCAACTTTTATTCAAATCATTATCCGGGACGTTGCGGATAAGAAACAGCTCTCCGTACACGCGGAGGGCGTGGTATCAGAGGGGGATACGGCTCGGAAGAAATCATGGGAGATCCTTAAAAGAGAGGCTTATTACCATTATTTCATCAAGGACTACTTAACCGCGGGAACCCGCCTGAAATCGATCGAGGCCTCCGGAGAAGACTTAAAAGATGCCAGGATTAACAATGAGGCGAAGATTCTCTTAGGAAGTCTCTACCTGGCCTGGGGAATGGAGCAATCGGCCGTCCGGCTCTTCGGCGAATTGGATATGGAGACCCCTCCGGGAGAGAAACGGGATCAGCTTCTCCTCAAAGTGGTCAAGGTGCAGTATGAGCGTTCCCGATATCAAGATGCCCTTGAGACTTACAGATTAATGCTGCCGGGAGGGCGTCCAGACCTGATCACCCCAGATCGTTATTTGGAACAGGCCCGTTATCTGGCTGCCTTGAGCCATTACGCCTCGGGGTCTATTCAAGATGGGATCAAGGGCCTTAAGACCCTCCCTCCGGACAGTCCGTATTTCCCCTTTGCGCAGCTCACCTTGGCGAAGTCTTATTACCAGCTGAACAATTCCGCAAAATCACTCCTTTATCTGAAGGACTTAAGTGAAACCGATATCCGCAGGCGACAACATCTGAGGACCTTGACTGAGAAAAGCCGGTTGACCTGGGGGCAGGTTCTCATGGAGGAGGGTTACATTAAGGGGGCGCGCCGCGTTCTGGCAAATATTCCTCCGAAGAGCCCCTTTTTCCCGGATGCCCTCTTTGGTATCGGATGGTCTTATTTCAGGGAGGAAAAGTACTTAGAGGCGATCCTCGTTTTTCAGGATCTCATCCAAATTGTCCCGGATCATGACTATGCCTTGGAAGCCCTCACGGTTGTAGGCCATGGATATAAAAATCTGGGCGTTTTCCAGAGGGCACTCGACCATTATACCGGGGCCCCTGGCCCGTTTGTTCAGAGAAAAAATGGACAAGAGGGGCGCGCTGCCCGGATTTTTAAGGGACGAGCGCATTCGCTTCTGGGTCAGTCAATATAA
- a CDS encoding tetratricopeptide repeat protein yields MKEFRLQGIHGVLFIFLFMAGCFGPSPYRVGKARVRALAQEVALLRGEPILSKRGELHKYKTFLTAYSRMPSKLNASALKRIGDLYMDSANKKFIQDMEAYEVNPEGPLPLVDYQKAIEAYSVLLRSNDDYPENDKALYSLARAYAESGERDLAIPLLERLINEYPASPQRLEAYFRLGEYYFDRNQFEEAAEAYTQTLSPKDPFFHDKARYKLGWTYFKMKTYPEAIHQFMALIEEMTAMQSTFSPENGTLVWEALTYVSISFRNLGGASSLAAHFTEHGSRRYEKDLYLMMGNQYMAEQKIQSGIETYQTFIRQHPDAPIAPIFSSYIIEAYLKKGEGEKAHTGRIQLVRDYASGGRWHRANDVAARKRARPLVKAELHRLSLSAHARAEKKKGEKHYREAAGWYRKFLVAFPKERESPEVQFLLGESLMALKQYADAGAAFATSAYGYADRGPERKAAYAAVVAYQKVKTPEGEDQFVILSKRFADNFQGDPQAPR; encoded by the coding sequence ATGAAAGAATTCAGGCTTCAGGGCATCCACGGAGTTCTCTTTATTTTTTTGTTTATGGCAGGCTGTTTTGGACCAAGTCCTTATCGGGTGGGTAAGGCACGAGTCCGTGCCCTGGCTCAGGAGGTGGCTTTGCTCCGGGGTGAACCCATCCTCTCCAAGAGAGGAGAACTCCATAAATACAAGACCTTCCTGACAGCATACAGCCGGATGCCTTCCAAGTTGAATGCGTCCGCGCTGAAACGGATCGGAGATCTTTACATGGATTCAGCCAACAAGAAATTTATTCAGGATATGGAGGCCTATGAAGTCAATCCGGAAGGCCCCCTTCCCCTGGTGGATTATCAAAAAGCAATTGAGGCCTACAGTGTTCTGCTTCGCTCCAATGACGATTATCCGGAGAACGACAAGGCCCTCTACTCCCTGGCCCGGGCCTACGCGGAGAGTGGAGAAAGAGATCTGGCCATCCCCCTGCTTGAGCGGCTCATTAACGAATATCCCGCGAGTCCACAGAGGCTGGAGGCCTACTTCCGCTTGGGAGAGTATTACTTTGACCGGAATCAGTTTGAAGAGGCGGCAGAGGCCTATACACAAACACTCTCCCCGAAAGACCCCTTCTTCCACGATAAGGCCCGCTATAAGCTGGGGTGGACCTACTTCAAAATGAAAACCTATCCCGAAGCCATTCATCAGTTTATGGCCCTGATTGAAGAGATGACGGCCATGCAGTCCACCTTCTCCCCGGAAAACGGCACCCTAGTCTGGGAGGCCTTGACCTACGTGAGCATTTCTTTTCGAAACCTTGGGGGAGCTTCAAGCCTGGCAGCCCATTTTACCGAACATGGGTCACGAAGATATGAAAAAGATCTCTACCTGATGATGGGGAATCAGTATATGGCCGAGCAAAAAATCCAGTCCGGCATAGAGACCTATCAGACCTTCATTCGGCAGCACCCCGATGCCCCGATCGCGCCGATCTTTTCTTCCTATATCATCGAGGCGTATTTAAAGAAAGGGGAGGGGGAGAAGGCCCATACGGGGCGCATCCAACTGGTCAGAGATTACGCCTCGGGAGGCCGCTGGCACCGTGCGAATGACGTTGCGGCACGGAAGAGGGCCCGCCCTCTGGTCAAGGCGGAACTGCACCGCCTGTCTTTGTCAGCCCATGCCAGGGCTGAAAAGAAGAAGGGTGAGAAGCATTACCGGGAGGCGGCCGGGTGGTATCGGAAATTTCTGGTGGCCTTCCCGAAAGAGAGGGAGTCCCCGGAGGTCCAGTTTCTGCTCGGGGAAAGCCTGATGGCCCTGAAGCAGTATGCCGATGCGGGAGCCGCTTTCGCGACGTCTGCTTACGGCTACGCGGATCGCGGTCCGGAAAGAAAGGCGGCCTATGCCGCCGTGGTGGCCTATCAGAAGGTGAAAACTCCGGAGGGTGAGGATCAGTTTGTCATTCTCTCAAAACGATTTGCCGATAACTTTCAGGGTGATCCCCAAGCGCCCCGGTAG
- a CDS encoding MotA/TolQ/ExbB proton channel family protein: protein MNTVVVLIQFYREGGIFMYPLVGILAISTAIVLERFIVLMRSSVNTQKLWDKVATDLRSCTRSNRPLGQVIGAGIGGMKDSLSREGIQDTMDEAAMEVMPRLEARLHYLPNLANVATLLGLLGTIIGLIQAFTAVAVADPSQKATLLAKGISMAMNTTAFGLVVAIPIMLIYSFLQVKTNRILESLDIYALKLLNLSSRLNIKKSGLSSNGGKESKWRNGEAQRVKGEIHAN, encoded by the coding sequence ATGAATACGGTAGTCGTGTTAATACAGTTTTATCGAGAGGGGGGTATTTTCATGTACCCGCTCGTCGGAATATTGGCCATTTCCACTGCGATTGTTCTGGAGCGTTTTATCGTCCTGATGCGGTCCAGCGTCAACACTCAGAAGCTTTGGGACAAGGTTGCGACCGACCTCCGCTCCTGCACCCGCTCCAACCGTCCGCTGGGCCAGGTTATCGGCGCCGGGATCGGGGGGATGAAGGATTCACTATCCCGAGAAGGTATTCAAGATACGATGGATGAGGCCGCCATGGAGGTGATGCCCAGACTGGAGGCCCGCCTCCATTATCTTCCCAATCTGGCCAACGTGGCCACGCTACTCGGGCTCCTGGGAACCATTATCGGACTTATCCAGGCCTTTACGGCGGTTGCTGTGGCCGACCCCTCGCAGAAGGCCACCTTGCTTGCGAAGGGGATTTCCATGGCGATGAATACCACCGCTTTCGGCTTAGTGGTCGCCATCCCCATTATGCTGATTTACAGCTTTCTCCAGGTCAAGACCAATCGGATTCTAGAGAGCCTGGATATCTATGCGCTGAAGCTTTTGAACCTTTCTTCCCGGCTGAACATTAAAAAAAGCGGCCTGTCTTCCAATGGGGGAAAAGAAAGCAAGTGGCGTAACGGAGAGGCGCAACGGGTCAAGGGAGAAATCCATGCCAACTAG
- a CDS encoding TonB family protein has product MSDLAFREEDLFQKTLRYSLGFYLILSLVVAMVKLPKPKPTDIRDLPRRVTKLILDPPKPVPAPPIRKKIKPKPVVKAKGLAREKPKERPGKKIGKRKIVRKKPPKSTSVQRNREIVRKSGLLAFLVGEELSGSLGAIIEDKRLDKALSQASIISAPIRKGSHRPAVSKSGSSHSKIANKKIEKFGTLKKKDRVRLAKREKVTVTHFSGTGGETGEPGQGLGGGVGVRLRGSGSGRAEIDYDAIARVVEKYKGGLIFLYNRELRSNPILKGTVTVEFSIDEKGKVVEARVVNSSMGYARLEKALARRIKMWKFPELFEGTIIVTCPFVFFPA; this is encoded by the coding sequence ATGTCTGATCTTGCGTTCCGGGAAGAAGACCTCTTCCAGAAAACGCTCCGGTATTCCCTGGGCTTCTACCTTATCTTGAGTCTCGTCGTGGCCATGGTCAAACTTCCGAAGCCTAAACCGACGGATATCCGGGATCTTCCCAGGCGGGTGACCAAGTTAATCCTGGATCCACCCAAGCCTGTGCCGGCACCCCCTATCCGGAAGAAGATCAAGCCGAAGCCGGTGGTCAAGGCCAAGGGCTTAGCCAGGGAAAAACCGAAGGAAAGGCCCGGGAAAAAGATTGGCAAAAGAAAAATAGTCAGGAAAAAACCGCCTAAGTCTACCTCTGTGCAACGGAACCGTGAGATCGTCCGAAAAAGCGGGCTTCTGGCCTTCCTAGTGGGGGAAGAGCTTTCTGGAAGCCTCGGTGCGATTATTGAGGACAAACGTCTGGACAAAGCACTCTCCCAGGCCAGTATCATTTCAGCCCCGATACGAAAGGGAAGCCACCGCCCGGCTGTGAGCAAAAGCGGTTCAAGCCACAGCAAAATCGCGAACAAGAAAATCGAAAAATTTGGAACTCTGAAGAAGAAAGATCGGGTTCGGCTTGCAAAGCGGGAAAAGGTGACCGTCACCCACTTCAGCGGGACCGGCGGGGAGACAGGGGAGCCGGGCCAGGGGCTAGGCGGCGGGGTGGGCGTTCGCCTCAGAGGGAGCGGTTCGGGCAGGGCTGAGATCGATTATGATGCCATTGCCCGTGTTGTTGAAAAATACAAAGGAGGCCTGATTTTCCTCTACAACAGAGAACTTCGCTCCAATCCGATTCTGAAAGGGACAGTCACCGTGGAGTTCTCCATCGACGAGAAGGGAAAGGTCGTCGAAGCACGCGTGGTCAACAGCAGCATGGGCTATGCCCGCCTGGAAAAAGCCCTCGCGAGGCGGATTAAAATGTGGAAATTTCCTGAACTTTTTGAAGGAACTATCATTGTCACCTGCCCCTTTGTTTTCTTTCCGGCGTAG
- a CDS encoding tetratricopeptide repeat protein encodes MLFELLKQPEKAIETYGLLVRGYKRSPLVAKANLQAGLAYEALGEDLKAAAAFSEAARRMKDNEEVRNLLWTAAEHYEKGTLWNKSYAAFSRFIKRFPKHQDVPEALFRMAEARRKVGRLQEAGAFYKRVVKQDPGTLFAARALFQEGEASFKHFKAIRIKIPLTKSLKKKTRAFKAVINFYTKAVETREMEVVTVSAYRLGEVFEHFAASLLNAERPKNLNDAQLEEYMFQLEEKAYPFEEKAVTAYKSNVHRTQQTAGPYNEWVRKSYDRLADLRPVFYRRKEHTEQIVSNVDPRVFFLSSGQETLARVMRED; translated from the coding sequence TTGCTCTTCGAGCTTTTGAAGCAGCCTGAAAAGGCGATTGAGACCTATGGCCTGCTGGTTCGGGGCTATAAGCGCTCACCGCTGGTGGCTAAGGCGAACCTTCAGGCGGGCCTCGCCTACGAGGCCCTGGGAGAAGACCTCAAGGCAGCCGCGGCCTTTTCTGAGGCCGCGAGGCGGATGAAAGACAATGAGGAGGTCCGGAATCTCTTGTGGACGGCCGCCGAACATTATGAAAAAGGAACGCTATGGAACAAGAGCTATGCTGCCTTCTCCCGCTTCATTAAACGCTTTCCAAAACATCAGGATGTTCCTGAAGCTCTTTTCAGAATGGCAGAGGCCCGACGGAAGGTAGGAAGGCTTCAGGAGGCCGGAGCGTTCTATAAACGGGTGGTGAAGCAGGACCCGGGCACGTTGTTTGCGGCACGAGCCCTCTTTCAGGAGGGGGAAGCGTCCTTCAAACACTTCAAGGCCATTCGGATAAAAATCCCCCTCACGAAGAGCCTCAAAAAGAAGACCAGAGCCTTTAAAGCGGTGATCAACTTCTATACAAAGGCGGTTGAGACGCGGGAGATGGAGGTCGTTACCGTTTCTGCCTACCGACTGGGAGAGGTCTTCGAGCACTTTGCAGCGTCGCTCTTGAATGCGGAGCGCCCGAAAAACCTCAATGATGCGCAATTGGAAGAGTACATGTTTCAGTTGGAAGAGAAGGCCTATCCCTTTGAGGAAAAAGCCGTCACAGCCTACAAAAGCAATGTTCATCGTACGCAGCAGACGGCGGGTCCATACAACGAGTGGGTCCGAAAGAGTTACGATCGCCTTGCCGATCTCCGTCCGGTCTTTTATCGGAGGAAGGAGCACACTGAGCAGATTGTCTCCAATGTGGATCCCAGGGTTTTCTTTCTCAGTTCGGGTCAGGAGACCCTTGCGCGTGTGATGAGGGAGGACTGA